The Deinococcus seoulensis genome has a segment encoding these proteins:
- a CDS encoding aldehyde dehydrogenase family protein: protein MPDSSLPAPDLHALFAAQQAWRWQAAQTTAPQRQAILRRLHDAIRAHRVALADALHADLGKSRAEAEITELHPVLEEIQHAIRRLPRWMAPRRVDTPSVLLGARSEVQMQARGVTLILSPWNYPVNLALVPLVSSLAAGNTVILKPSEKAPNVARALRELLHSVFEPRLVAVVEGDGEVARALTELPFGHIFFTGSGAVGRHVMRAAANNLTGVTLELGGKSPALIDTSADLDVTAERLAWGKLLNAGQTCVAPDYALVPRHLEGPLLRRLEAVIGRRFGTGAWLRAGPDYGRMVDSAGVQRLERLTRASVEQGARIVLGGEFDAPGRFISPTVVSGVTPDMPLMQEELFGPVLPVVTYDTPEEALNLIRRLDAPLALYLFATDEDMIRRVQRETTSGGMVVNGAVVHLTNPNLPFGGVGPSGMGNYHGEHGFRTFSHERAVLREPTPSPVRFLYPPYGRPVPRLVAWTLRQMERQSGPRE, encoded by the coding sequence ATGCCCGATTCCAGCCTGCCCGCCCCCGACCTTCACGCCCTGTTCGCCGCGCAGCAGGCCTGGCGCTGGCAGGCCGCGCAGACGACTGCGCCGCAACGGCAGGCGATCCTGCGCCGACTGCACGACGCCATCCGCGCGCACCGCGTGGCCCTGGCCGACGCCCTGCACGCCGACCTGGGCAAGAGCCGCGCCGAGGCCGAGATCACCGAACTGCACCCGGTACTCGAGGAGATCCAGCATGCCATCCGCCGCCTGCCGCGCTGGATGGCGCCCCGGCGCGTGGACACGCCGTCCGTGCTGCTGGGGGCGCGCAGCGAGGTGCAGATGCAGGCGCGCGGCGTGACCCTGATCCTGAGCCCCTGGAATTACCCCGTGAACCTCGCGCTGGTGCCGCTGGTCTCCAGTCTGGCGGCCGGGAACACCGTGATCCTCAAGCCCAGCGAGAAGGCCCCGAACGTGGCGCGCGCGCTGCGGGAACTGCTGCACAGCGTGTTCGAACCGCGGCTCGTGGCGGTCGTGGAGGGGGACGGCGAGGTGGCCCGCGCCCTGACGGAACTGCCGTTCGGGCACATCTTCTTCACCGGGAGCGGCGCGGTCGGGCGTCACGTCATGCGGGCCGCCGCGAACAACCTGACGGGCGTGACCCTGGAACTGGGCGGCAAGAGCCCCGCCCTGATCGACACCAGCGCCGACCTGGACGTGACCGCCGAGCGGCTGGCGTGGGGAAAACTGCTGAACGCCGGGCAGACCTGCGTGGCGCCGGACTACGCGCTGGTGCCCCGGCACCTGGAAGGGCCGCTGCTGCGCCGCCTGGAGGCCGTGATCGGGCGGCGGTTCGGGACGGGCGCGTGGCTGCGGGCCGGGCCGGACTACGGGCGCATGGTGGACAGCGCGGGCGTGCAGCGCCTGGAACGCCTGACGCGCGCCAGCGTCGAGCAGGGCGCGCGGATCGTGCTGGGCGGCGAGTTCGACGCGCCGGGCCGGTTCATCTCGCCGACCGTCGTGAGCGGCGTGACGCCCGACATGCCCCTGATGCAGGAGGAACTGTTCGGGCCGGTCCTGCCGGTCGTGACGTACGACACGCCCGAGGAGGCCCTGAACCTGATCCGCCGCCTAGACGCGCCGCTGGCGCTGTACCTGTTCGCCACCGACGAGGACATGATCCGCCGCGTGCAGCGCGAGACGACCAGCGGCGGCATGGTCGTGAACGGCGCGGTCGTGCACCTGACCAACCCCAACCTGCCGTTCGGCGGGGTCGGCCCCAGCGGCATGGGCAACTACCACGGCGAGCACGGTTTCCGCACGTTCAGTCACGAGCGGGCCGTGCTGCGCGAACCCACGCCCAGCCCCGTGCGGTTCCTGTACCCCCCATACGGCCGCCCGGTCCCCCGGCTGGTCGCGTGGACGCTGCGCCAGATGGAACGCCAGAGCGGCCCGCGCGAGTGA
- the mobA gene encoding molybdenum cofactor guanylyltransferase — MTRPPPELWLTGAVTAGGRSSRFGSDKALALLDGRTLLERACASLQDCPVRLLIAPPGRYALPAHLGRWNTHPDLRPGEGPLAGLESALTHAPPGWVAFTGVDLPWLTPDYWRALSAAVTSGCLSVQATDGQGRPQPLAALYHTDLLPHVTALLDSGERRLRHAAPPEQTVQVGGFEARTFLNVNTPEELMVDG, encoded by the coding sequence ATGACCCGCCCCCCGCCGGAGCTGTGGCTGACCGGGGCGGTCACGGCAGGCGGACGGTCCAGCCGTTTCGGGAGTGACAAGGCCCTGGCCCTGCTGGACGGCCGGACGCTGCTGGAACGCGCCTGCGCCAGCCTTCAGGACTGCCCGGTGCGCCTGCTGATCGCCCCGCCCGGCCGCTACGCCCTGCCCGCCCACCTGGGCCGCTGGAACACGCACCCCGACCTGCGCCCCGGCGAGGGCCCGCTGGCCGGACTGGAAAGCGCCCTGACGCACGCCCCGCCCGGCTGGGTGGCGTTCACCGGGGTGGACCTGCCCTGGCTGACCCCCGACTACTGGCGCGCCCTGAGTGCGGCCGTCACGTCCGGCTGCCTCAGCGTGCAGGCCACGGACGGGCAGGGCCGCCCGCAACCGCTGGCCGCGCTGTACCACACGGACCTGCTGCCCCATGTGACCGCCCTGCTGGACAGCGGGGAACGCCGTCTGAGACACGCCGCGCCGCCCGAACAGACCGTGCAGGTGGGCGGCTTTGAGGCCCGAACGTTCCTGAACGTCAACACGCCGGAAGAGTTGATGGTTGACGGTTGA
- a CDS encoding DUF4385 domain-containing protein, producing MPKFDYSLNYAQLDLRAHPELYRVGVGEQGVLLVQPYKSELLPHWRFATPELARESSEVIHGMFLAYLRAGEFVGADMARKFLQMGFTRARRYANHRGGKKYDGPVPEDRKGQSGAHGRAELPRSPEDPVKAESARIFKAKWDEAEANEEYAALKKAHKAQYG from the coding sequence ATGCCGAAATTCGATTACTCCCTGAACTACGCCCAACTGGACCTGCGCGCGCACCCGGAGCTGTACCGGGTGGGGGTGGGGGAACAGGGCGTGCTGCTGGTGCAGCCGTACAAGTCTGAGTTGCTGCCGCACTGGCGGTTCGCGACGCCGGAACTGGCGCGGGAAAGCAGCGAGGTCATCCACGGAATGTTCCTGGCGTACCTGCGGGCCGGGGAGTTCGTGGGGGCCGACATGGCCCGTAAGTTCCTGCAGATGGGGTTCACGCGCGCCCGCCGCTACGCGAACCACCGGGGCGGCAAGAAGTACGACGGCCCGGTCCCGGAGGACAGGAAGGGCCAGAGCGGCGCGCACGGCCGCGCTGAACTGCCGCGCAGCCCGGAAGACCCGGTGAAGGCCGAGTCGGCCCGCATCTTCAAGGCGAAATGGGACGAGGCCGAGGCGAACGAGGAGTACGCCGCGCTGAAGAAAGCCCACAAGGCCCAGTACGGCTGA
- a CDS encoding Dps family protein: protein MTSKSKPAKKSASKATSDGKATSAKASGKGSADAAHLNATNNALVDHNYLTEAEFGTVAETLQRNLATTISLYLKFKKYHWDIRGRFFRDLHLAYDEFIEEIFPGIDEQAERLVALGGSPIAAPADIERFSVVKVPTETVRDARTQVADLVDDLSRVGRGYRDDSQTVDDANDPATADMYNGYAATVDKIRWMLQAMMDDDRMN, encoded by the coding sequence ATGACCAGTAAATCCAAACCCGCCAAGAAATCCGCCAGCAAGGCCACCAGCGACGGGAAGGCCACCTCCGCGAAAGCCAGCGGGAAGGGCAGCGCGGACGCCGCGCACCTGAACGCCACGAACAACGCCCTGGTGGACCACAACTACCTGACGGAAGCCGAGTTCGGCACGGTCGCCGAGACGCTGCAACGCAACCTCGCGACGACCATCAGCCTGTACCTGAAGTTCAAGAAGTACCACTGGGACATCCGCGGCCGGTTCTTCCGCGACCTGCACCTCGCGTACGACGAGTTCATCGAGGAGATCTTCCCCGGTATCGACGAGCAGGCCGAGCGTCTGGTCGCGCTGGGCGGCAGTCCCATCGCCGCGCCCGCCGACATCGAACGCTTCAGCGTGGTGAAGGTGCCCACCGAGACCGTCCGTGACGCCCGCACGCAGGTCGCGGATCTCGTGGACGACCTGAGCCGCGTGGGCCGTGGGTACCGTGACGACAGCCAGACCGTCGACGACGCGAACGATCCCGCCACCGCCGACATGTACAACGGGTACGCCGCCACCGTCGACAAGATCCGCTGGATGCTTCAGGCGATGATGGACGACGACCGGATGAACTGA
- a CDS encoding MBL fold metallo-hydrolase, whose protein sequence is MGSLVSLAPGVHYLPGAVNSLVVEDGRGGALLVDTGLDDGHARKLLRGLTELNLMPTGILNTHSHADHHGGNAFILKKFPELKVFAPPLEDAVITHPILEPITLFGARPPRELQSKFLLAPPSPARLAPEPGLTRIGGAVVELLEVAGHASMMYAVRVGEVLYAADALFGPDALAKHPLTFCADSAFQKEAAARLGELEGVRVTLPGHGDPTPDLTGLVAANLAAYARTTAAVLEAVQVGAAGVDDLLARVCGALGITMDSAGAVVLNRAVVSAHLTELLEDGQVHMKVHGNRLLFVAGA, encoded by the coding sequence ATGGGTTCTCTTGTCTCGTTGGCTCCGGGGGTGCATTACCTGCCGGGCGCGGTGAACAGTCTGGTGGTCGAGGACGGTCGGGGCGGGGCGCTGCTGGTGGATACGGGCCTGGATGACGGGCACGCGCGCAAGCTGCTGCGCGGCCTGACAGAGCTGAACCTGATGCCGACCGGGATTCTGAACACGCACAGTCACGCCGACCATCACGGCGGGAATGCGTTCATCCTGAAGAAATTCCCGGAGCTCAAGGTGTTCGCGCCGCCGCTGGAGGACGCCGTGATCACGCACCCGATTCTGGAACCGATCACGCTGTTCGGGGCGCGGCCGCCCAGGGAGTTGCAGAGTAAATTCCTGCTCGCGCCGCCCAGCCCGGCGCGGCTGGCACCGGAACCGGGCCTGACCCGGATCGGGGGGGCGGTGGTGGAACTGCTGGAGGTCGCCGGGCACGCCAGCATGATGTACGCCGTGCGGGTGGGCGAGGTGCTGTACGCCGCCGACGCGCTGTTCGGCCCGGATGCCCTGGCCAAGCATCCGCTGACGTTCTGCGCGGACTCGGCGTTTCAGAAGGAGGCGGCCGCCCGGCTGGGGGAACTGGAGGGCGTGCGGGTCACGCTGCCCGGTCACGGGGACCCCACCCCGGACCTGACGGGGCTGGTCGCGGCGAACCTCGCGGCGTACGCGCGTACCACGGCGGCCGTGCTGGAGGCCGTGCAGGTCGGCGCGGCGGGCGTGGACGACCTGCTGGCGCGCGTGTGCGGTGCGCTGGGCATCACCATGGACAGTGCGGGGGCGGTGGTCCTGAACCGCGCGGTCGTCAGTGCCCACCTGACCGAACTGCTGGAGGACGGGCAGGTGCACATGAAGGTTCACGGGAACCGCCTGCTGTTTGTGGCCGGAGCCTAA
- a CDS encoding MFS transporter — protein MWGGFFAVIPLVTVHFSGSVAGGGLGWSAASVGAVLGLRQLTQQGLTVFGGAWADRWGPKPLILLGCALRTLGFAWMGFSDSWAELLAAAVLAGVGGGLFDAPKSAAITQVTPAEHRTRMFSLTSMSGNAGMVMGPLIGAALLGLGFRTAALSAAGVYLLAGAVMAVTLPHLRPQRLAASSLDGLRAAATDTRFRRFTLVLIGYFILSTQINVAVTLKAIALAGNGATGPLYGLSAGLAVLLQYPLLRLVERFVPVRSALVAAVLLVGAALGLMSVATTFPQLLGCVALYSLGTMIVYPTQQTLTARFAPPGRVGSYFGFSAISLGVGGAVGSVLGGALVDTGAQLGFPALPWVTLAAIGALTALGLRWALRGLPRRAA, from the coding sequence ATGTGGGGCGGGTTCTTTGCGGTGATTCCGCTGGTGACGGTGCATTTCAGTGGTTCGGTGGCCGGGGGTGGGCTGGGCTGGTCGGCGGCGAGTGTGGGGGCGGTGCTGGGCCTGCGGCAGTTGACGCAGCAGGGCCTGACGGTGTTCGGGGGGGCGTGGGCGGACCGCTGGGGGCCGAAGCCGTTGATCCTGCTGGGCTGCGCGCTGCGGACGCTGGGGTTCGCTTGGATGGGCTTCAGTGACTCGTGGGCGGAGTTGCTGGCGGCGGCGGTGCTGGCGGGCGTGGGGGGCGGCCTGTTCGACGCGCCGAAGAGTGCGGCGATCACGCAGGTGACTCCGGCCGAGCACCGCACGCGGATGTTCAGTCTGACGAGCATGTCCGGGAATGCGGGCATGGTGATGGGGCCGCTGATCGGGGCGGCGCTGCTGGGCCTGGGGTTCCGGACGGCGGCGCTGTCGGCGGCGGGCGTGTACCTGCTGGCGGGGGCGGTCATGGCGGTCACGTTGCCGCACCTGCGGCCGCAACGGCTCGCGGCGAGCAGTCTGGACGGACTGCGGGCGGCGGCGACGGATACGCGGTTCCGGCGGTTCACGCTGGTCCTGATCGGGTACTTCATCCTGAGTACGCAGATCAACGTGGCGGTCACCCTGAAGGCCATTGCGCTGGCGGGGAACGGCGCGACCGGGCCGCTGTACGGGCTGTCGGCGGGTCTGGCGGTGCTGCTTCAGTACCCGTTGCTGCGGCTGGTCGAGCGCTTCGTGCCGGTGCGGTCGGCGCTGGTGGCGGCGGTGCTGCTGGTCGGCGCGGCGCTGGGGCTGATGTCGGTGGCCACGACGTTCCCGCAACTGCTGGGCTGCGTGGCGCTGTACAGCCTGGGCACCATGATCGTGTACCCCACCCAGCAGACCCTGACGGCCCGGTTCGCGCCGCCGGGGCGGGTCGGGAGTTACTTCGGGTTCTCGGCGATCAGCCTGGGGGTGGGGGGCGCGGTCGGCAGCGTCCTGGGTGGCGCGCTGGTGGACACGGGCGCGCAGTTGGGCTTCCCGGCGCTGCCGTGGGTCACGCTGGCGGCCATCGGTGCGCTGACGGCGCTGGGGCTGCGCTGGGCGCTGCGGGGCCTGCCGCGCCGGGCGGCGTGA
- a CDS encoding S41 family peptidase, with the protein MNPFLRRSLPRRDRPARSRLPLRAARTAALTALLGSLSALPGADAQSGVSPAQAVFTSVNDLISTRYGGLSTVDRAALTREYQQRLNNVCAPTPDTCEESRAYPVLEAELTALGDEHSFFQTPEDYREFVASATGGNRLQFGVKLARLDGQNRVVTEVVPGSAAEDAGLRRGDSIQTLNGRPYLYEDLRSAREQGLPITLGVLRLGRTVTVSLTARESSTLDLPRLTFVPADGTATIPVLPASTDPLAATPAAQGEVAVIRIPTFLSGNRVAQRVHDLVGQAQSRGASGLIVDLRGNPGGSLSECDSAVSAFVPSLTRVARSADGNARTVVSRGTRLEDGRLAGGVRNARLWTGPLAVLVDEGSASCSEFFAYEVQYAARGPVIGEATAGVGNTATRVFQVGEAAVQLTLLNYAKPDGTPYPQRITPDQLRTQGEDEIRQLTQGFDPLLQLGVQSLQRAPVLSIDPFRTQP; encoded by the coding sequence ATGAATCCATTCCTGCGTCGCTCGCTTCCGCGCCGTGACCGCCCGGCCCGGTCCCGCCTGCCGCTGCGCGCCGCGCGCACCGCAGCCCTCACCGCGCTGCTGGGCAGCCTGTCCGCCCTGCCCGGCGCCGACGCGCAGAGCGGCGTATCGCCCGCGCAGGCCGTGTTCACCAGCGTGAACGACCTGATCAGCACCCGGTACGGCGGGCTGTCCACCGTGGACCGCGCCGCCCTGACCCGCGAGTACCAGCAGCGCCTGAACAACGTCTGCGCGCCCACCCCCGACACCTGCGAGGAAAGCCGCGCCTACCCGGTCCTGGAAGCCGAACTGACCGCGCTGGGCGACGAGCACTCGTTCTTCCAGACGCCCGAGGACTACCGCGAATTCGTTGCCAGCGCCACCGGCGGCAACCGCCTGCAATTCGGCGTGAAACTCGCCCGCCTGGACGGACAGAACCGCGTGGTGACCGAGGTCGTGCCCGGCAGCGCCGCCGAGGACGCCGGACTCAGGCGCGGCGACTCCATCCAGACCCTGAACGGCCGACCCTACCTGTACGAGGACCTGCGCAGCGCCCGCGAACAGGGCCTGCCCATCACGCTGGGCGTCCTGCGGCTCGGGCGGACCGTGACCGTCAGCCTGACCGCCCGCGAGAGCAGCACCCTGGACCTGCCGCGCCTGACCTTCGTGCCAGCCGACGGGACCGCCACGATCCCGGTCCTGCCCGCCAGCACGGACCCCCTGGCGGCCACCCCGGCCGCGCAGGGCGAGGTGGCCGTGATCCGCATTCCCACCTTCCTGTCCGGGAACCGCGTCGCGCAGCGCGTGCATGACCTCGTGGGGCAGGCGCAGAGCCGCGGCGCCAGCGGCCTGATCGTGGACCTGCGCGGCAACCCCGGCGGCAGCCTCAGCGAGTGCGACAGCGCCGTCAGCGCCTTCGTGCCCAGCCTGACCCGCGTGGCCCGCAGCGCCGACGGGAACGCCCGCACGGTCGTCAGCCGCGGCACCCGCCTCGAGGACGGCCGACTGGCGGGCGGGGTTCGCAATGCCCGACTGTGGACCGGGCCGCTGGCCGTGCTGGTCGACGAGGGCAGCGCCTCATGCAGTGAATTCTTCGCGTACGAGGTGCAGTACGCCGCGCGCGGCCCCGTGATCGGCGAGGCGACCGCCGGGGTCGGGAACACCGCCACCCGCGTCTTCCAGGTCGGGGAGGCCGCCGTGCAGCTCACCCTCCTGAACTACGCCAAGCCAGACGGCACCCCCTACCCGCAGCGCATCACGCCCGACCAGCTGCGCACACAGGGCGAGGACGAGATCCGGCAACTGACCCAGGGCTTCGACCCGCTGCTGCAACTGGGCGTGCAGTCCCTGCAACGCGCGCCCGTGCTGTCCATCGACCCGTTCCGCACGCAACCCTGA
- a CDS encoding M20/M25/M40 family metallo-hydrolase, whose product MPLSYLTRIAQTPAPTFHEGARADLISELWTGLGYVTERDEVGNVLTRITPPGTEGRPALLLAAHLDTVFDAGTDVTVREDAGRLTGPGVGDNSASLAVVTALLRDLRGGGTTLRRPLWVAANVGEEGLGDLRGAKHLIARHRPHLGAFIAVDGYLGIAVTRGVGVRRYRAEFVGPGGHSWGDQAPSTLHALGRAISALYALHLPATPRTTLNVGVASGGTSVNSIAGSAQLLLDLRSLDAGVLAELDARAVAVLHAAAREVGVKLRLERVGDRPGGDLQSGALLPLVREAAREVRVDLRLASSSTDANAAVPHGLPAVAVGVYRGGNAHRTDEWVQAASFAPGLKFLRRLVDLYQRSPVA is encoded by the coding sequence ATGCCTCTTTCGTACCTCACTCGTATCGCTCAGACGCCCGCCCCGACCTTCCATGAGGGCGCGCGCGCGGACCTGATCTCCGAGCTGTGGACCGGACTGGGCTACGTGACCGAACGCGACGAGGTCGGCAACGTCCTGACCCGCATCACCCCGCCCGGCACCGAGGGCCGCCCCGCGCTGCTGCTGGCCGCGCACCTGGACACCGTGTTCGACGCCGGAACCGACGTGACGGTCCGCGAGGACGCCGGGCGACTGACCGGCCCCGGCGTGGGCGACAACAGCGCCAGTCTGGCCGTCGTGACTGCCCTGCTGCGCGACCTGCGCGGCGGCGGCACCACCCTGCGCCGCCCGCTGTGGGTGGCCGCGAACGTGGGCGAGGAAGGCCTGGGCGACCTGCGCGGCGCCAAGCACCTGATCGCCCGGCACCGCCCGCACCTGGGCGCGTTCATCGCCGTGGACGGCTACCTGGGCATCGCGGTCACACGCGGCGTGGGTGTGCGCCGCTACCGCGCCGAGTTCGTCGGGCCGGGCGGGCACTCGTGGGGTGATCAGGCGCCCAGCACCCTGCACGCGCTGGGCCGCGCCATCAGCGCCCTGTACGCCCTGCACCTGCCCGCCACGCCCCGCACCACCCTGAACGTGGGTGTCGCGTCCGGCGGGACCAGCGTGAACTCCATCGCGGGCAGCGCGCAGCTGCTGCTGGACCTGCGGTCCCTGGACGCCGGGGTGCTGGCCGAACTGGACGCGCGGGCCGTGGCCGTCCTGCACGCCGCCGCGCGCGAGGTGGGCGTGAAACTGCGCCTGGAACGCGTGGGCGACCGGCCCGGCGGGGACCTCCAGAGCGGCGCGCTGCTGCCGCTGGTGCGCGAGGCGGCCCGCGAGGTGCGCGTGGACCTGCGGCTGGCGTCCAGCAGCACCGACGCGAACGCCGCCGTCCCGCACGGCCTGCCTGCCGTGGCGGTCGGCGTGTACCGGGGCGGGAACGCGCACCGCACGGACGAGTGGGTGCAGGCGGCCAGTTTCGCGCCGGGCCTGAAGTTCCTGCGGCGGCTCGTGGACTTGTACCAGCGCTCGCCCGTCGCCTGA
- a CDS encoding DR2241 family protein, translating into MLRDNSGRGWALQSVGMRSLVLIGHGSHLNGESAVAVYRYAELIRQRGLFDEVIEGYWKEEPSLRQVLKTTASTDVTVIPMFISEGYFTETVIPREMGLGHQGPVPPEGVARVIGGRTVRYTLPYGVHPSMTDVILERAREVLPDASPHDTALIVLGHGTTRNENSNKVVYQNADRIRESGQFAEVQALFLDENPKVGTWPETVRSPRVVVVPFFASEGWHTLETIPEDMGLTGTVTDFPDNPHGHQQVFYAKPVGTHAAVADVILHLAEEARGAGGAGGDTERGHEAAWQAFLKAARAGLRVGEVLVTPELGVFELRNALDEGVPGGDLTTLVTPEGVRDQVRFTDGGEHRPVHTLRNLPRGWRSVLSEADLRRAMHYLYPAVIEETYAHACHALRPTPWATTARRQTGIYAKVQKATPEQVEHVARDVCSGCLRTRLWAGQRLTHSFLDGVPGGIPCAEACTFVVAEVREEVSGKRGGGHSHSH; encoded by the coding sequence ATGCTCCGGGACAATTCCGGGCGCGGGTGGGCGCTACAGTCGGTGGGTATGCGTTCCCTGGTGCTTATTGGTCATGGATCTCACCTGAACGGTGAGTCGGCGGTCGCGGTGTACCGGTACGCGGAACTGATCCGTCAGCGCGGCCTGTTCGACGAGGTTATCGAGGGGTACTGGAAGGAGGAACCCTCGCTGCGGCAGGTGCTCAAAACGACCGCCAGCACGGACGTGACGGTCATCCCGATGTTCATCAGCGAGGGGTACTTCACGGAGACGGTGATTCCGCGCGAGATGGGCCTGGGGCACCAGGGACCGGTGCCGCCCGAGGGCGTGGCCCGCGTGATCGGCGGCCGGACCGTGCGGTACACCCTGCCGTACGGCGTGCACCCCAGCATGACCGACGTGATCCTGGAACGCGCGCGCGAGGTGCTGCCCGACGCCAGCCCGCACGACACGGCGCTGATCGTGCTGGGGCACGGCACGACCCGCAACGAGAACAGCAACAAGGTCGTGTACCAGAACGCCGACCGCATCCGCGAGTCCGGGCAGTTCGCCGAGGTGCAGGCCCTGTTCCTCGACGAGAACCCCAAGGTGGGCACGTGGCCCGAGACGGTGCGCTCGCCGCGCGTGGTGGTCGTGCCGTTCTTCGCCAGTGAAGGCTGGCACACCCTGGAAACCATTCCCGAGGACATGGGCCTGACCGGGACCGTCACGGACTTCCCGGACAACCCGCACGGGCATCAGCAGGTGTTCTACGCCAAACCGGTGGGCACGCACGCGGCCGTCGCGGACGTGATCCTGCACCTCGCGGAGGAGGCGCGCGGGGCGGGCGGGGCGGGCGGCGACACCGAACGCGGGCACGAGGCGGCGTGGCAGGCGTTCCTGAAGGCCGCGCGCGCCGGACTGCGCGTCGGCGAGGTGCTGGTCACGCCGGAACTGGGCGTGTTCGAGCTGCGTAACGCGCTGGACGAGGGCGTGCCCGGCGGGGACCTGACCACGCTCGTCACGCCGGAGGGCGTGCGGGATCAGGTGCGGTTCACGGACGGCGGCGAGCACCGGCCCGTGCACACGCTGCGGAACCTGCCGCGCGGCTGGCGGTCCGTGCTGAGCGAGGCGGACCTGCGCCGCGCCATGCACTACCTGTACCCGGCGGTGATCGAGGAGACGTACGCGCACGCCTGCCACGCGCTGCGCCCCACCCCGTGGGCGACCACGGCGCGGCGGCAGACGGGCATCTACGCCAAGGTGCAGAAGGCCACGCCGGAACAGGTGGAGCACGTGGCGCGGGACGTGTGCAGCGGCTGCCTGCGCACGCGCCTGTGGGCCGGTCAGCGCCTGACGCACTCGTTCCTGGACGGCGTGCCGGGCGGGATTCCCTGCGCGGAGGCCTGCACGTTCGTGGTGGCCGAGGTGCGCGAGGAAGTCAGCGGGAAACGCGGCGGCGGTCACTCGCACAGCCACTAA
- the purC gene encoding phosphoribosylaminoimidazolesuccinocarboxamide synthase codes for MTVSRGELKYEGKAKRVYATPDANEYVVEYKDDATAFNGVKKAQIGGKGAINNAITAHLFPQLETAGVPTHFIRQLSDTEQLVRAVTIIPVEVIVRNVAAGSFSKRLGVEEGTPLSRPVVEYCYKSDALGDPLINTDTAVALGWATPEQLKRIRELALNVQAFLVPYFAARGVRLIDFKLEFGTLADGTVVLADEISPDTCRFWDAQTNEKMDKDRFRRDLGGVEDAYAEMLRRVTAPGANG; via the coding sequence ATGACCGTAAGCAGAGGCGAACTGAAGTACGAGGGGAAAGCCAAACGCGTGTACGCCACCCCCGACGCGAACGAGTACGTGGTGGAGTACAAGGACGACGCGACCGCCTTCAACGGCGTGAAGAAAGCGCAGATCGGCGGGAAGGGCGCGATCAACAACGCGATCACCGCTCACCTGTTCCCGCAGCTGGAAACGGCGGGGGTGCCCACGCACTTCATCCGGCAACTGTCGGACACCGAGCAGCTCGTGCGGGCCGTAACGATCATCCCCGTGGAGGTCATCGTGCGGAACGTGGCCGCCGGGTCGTTCAGCAAACGCCTGGGCGTCGAGGAAGGCACGCCCCTGTCCCGCCCGGTCGTGGAGTACTGCTACAAGAGCGACGCGCTGGGCGACCCGCTGATCAACACGGACACCGCCGTCGCGCTCGGCTGGGCCACGCCCGAGCAGCTGAAGCGCATCCGGGAGCTGGCGCTGAACGTGCAGGCGTTCCTCGTGCCGTACTTCGCGGCGCGCGGCGTGCGCCTCATCGACTTCAAGCTGGAATTCGGCACGCTCGCGGACGGCACGGTCGTCCTGGCCGACGAGATCAGCCCCGACACCTGCCGCTTCTGGGACGCCCAGACGAACGAGAAGATGGACAAGGACCGCTTCCGCCGCGACCTCGGCGGCGTGGAAGACGCCTACGCGGAAATGCTCCGGCGCGTGACCGCACCGGGCGCGAATGGCTGA
- the purS gene encoding phosphoribosylformylglycinamidine synthase subunit PurS — protein MSTFKAKVFVTLKPSILDPQGRTVERALSHLAHGNVSGVRVGKYIELTLSGSRAEVEAQLKDITENVLSNPVMEDARWELSEELVGA, from the coding sequence ATGTCCACCTTTAAAGCGAAAGTGTTCGTGACCCTGAAGCCCAGCATTCTCGACCCGCAGGGCCGCACCGTGGAACGCGCCCTGTCGCACCTGGCTCACGGGAACGTGAGTGGTGTGCGCGTCGGGAAGTACATCGAACTGACCCTCTCGGGCAGCCGCGCGGAGGTGGAGGCGCAGCTGAAGGACATCACCGAGAACGTCCTCTCGAACCCCGTGATGGAGGACGCCCGCTGGGAGCTGAGTGAGGAGCTGGTCGGGGCGTGA